A window of Fusarium musae strain F31 chromosome 1, whole genome shotgun sequence genomic DNA:
CACCCCGTGAGTTGATCCATGACCCTGATAGATATGATTGGGACGATTTGATCCGAGCCGGCAATGGAGATGAGGAAAGGCACACCCGCCTACAGGACCAATGCGACCTTTGCCTTTTCGATATGGCACCAGGTGACCTGTCCATTGCCTGTAAGTGTCGTAAGAGATATGGGCTGCTATTACCATGCTGATACATCAATCCATTTATAGTAACATGCGAAACACATCTTCGCCCTTCATATTGCACCGAGTTATTCAAATTTCCCGCCGGCTGTGAGAAGTTTGAACTTGAAGGAAAGGATTGGTTTCTATGCATGCGGGGAGGCTGAATGCAATTAGTCAGATTGGGTTGTGACGATGCATGCTTCGTGCTACTAACTCTTCTTTCAGCATTACACCCATGATAACCTCCTCAACGGGGTGTGGATTGCCACAAAATGGAGACATTACTTCAGTTCAAGCCTTGACTTCAAGTTGGAAGACAAGAGCCTCGTATCAGTGAGCCCGTCGATTGCCGAATCGTTGGGAATGCCGCAGCTGGCTCTACTGCCCCCAACCCTCCCCAAGATATCAGGTCCAAGTCTCCTGACAGTGAAGTTTGGGCTTACTTGGGTATCAAAGATCTTGCAGAGAGAATTTCATCTGcagctggccaagatggcCTGTCTTGTATGTTTGACAAAGTCGAGTCTTGGACTAGGGGCGCGGGTGCACCGGTGATGAGCGACAGTTTTGCTGGGGTTTGGTGTATGCGGGTCACGATAGATCGCCGCAGTATACGCAACATTGAAAGAATCTCTGGTATCCCTTCTTACGAAAATTGGCGGGGTGAAAGCCTTGCCTGTGCTCTGATACCCCCAGATCAAGCAATGAAGAGTGTGTGTGATTCCAGGGTATGTGGCACAACCTCTTGCCATGATCATTCGAAATGCTGACCATTCATATAGCTTGGGGCAGCTCGTCTCGATCTTTGGGGTGGCAGGTCAGTCATTTGGGATACACCGAGTCCTCCTCCAGCAGCTAAGATGCAATTCTTCACCGCGAGTGGTAAATCGATGTTATGCAATGTGCGTCTACGCACACTGGACTTGCGCAGCACCAGGGGCCTCACCTTCTTCTACATTAGGTCTTCTCTACGGGCTATTCATTCTCACACGTCTCGCTTCCCCACTGCGTTGACGACATACGCTCGTTTGTCTGAACTCGATCGAAGGGATGTGGTTTGGGTACATGTCCCCATCGCACCCAATGATCGGATTATCGGATTAGGTATACGGACAAGTGGCATGGAAGATGATTTCACTTCACCTTCTGTTCTGGTAAGTCTCATCTTCTCGAGGTGCAGATCATAATAGCTGACCAACCAAGATTCGTACTGAACTTGCAGGTGATACTGTCATCGGCCCTCAGCCCAGGCCTGTTTCCTGTGACTTGGCTCTCGCCCTCATTAAGGATTATAGCTGTGGCATTATAACAGAGTCTCTCGCATATGGTTTACCTCCTACTGACGGTGAATACATGCTTGTCGCGGTGGCAGCAAGGTCAACTAAACCTAACGCAAAATCAACACGTCGATTCCCTCgcacaacatcatcaacaataaCCCACAGCTGCAGCTGTGTTCTTCTCCGAACCCAGATACCTCTCCAAGGGACCACCCGTATTGATGTATTCACTTGCACAGCCACTGGTTCATGCAGAGGAATGCTATTTGGGTACGAGGATGGGGCCCAGAGGTTGAATGCTCCAGCGGCACAGACGAGCATCATCACAACGACAGTGGTGAGCATATGGTCTGCGTACCCATCAAAGAATACCTCGATTGCCACTGGGATGACCGATGGACTCGACTGGAGATACAGGAGCATGCCCCTGAAGCGGTTGCGGCAATAATGCAAGTGGATATGAACGGCAGAAATCCCCTCGAATTCACGGTATAATGCATCACGGCATATTCACAACAACCTCGGAAATACAGCTTCAGGCAAATCAGCTCAGCTGTGCTCTTCAGTCCATTTCTATATTGCATGTCCCATGCACATAACATAATTCCAGTCTACgtcgtttcgtttcgttcAAATTCGCTAAATCTGTGACCCAAATAACAACATCCGCCTTTTACAGAACTGAACATCACATTTTATGAACCCAACGCCGAATGTTACACGACCCAGATATGCAGCATGCCTTTCTCGTCAACTCGCTCTAAGTTCGCAGGAATGTCTTGAATACCTGCGAATTGGTGCAGTCTTCATAGGGGTATCCGATCTTGCGCAAAAATGACTCCAGCTCAGGAACCTCGTCGTCAGGACACAAGATGCCAGTAACAATCTTGCCCACGTCACCGCCGTAGTTACGGTACTGGAACAGGCTGATGTTGAACTTGGGTCGAAGTGTCACGAGGAACTTCTCGAGAGCTCCCGGTCTCTCGGGGAAGGTGAACATGTATAGTCGCTCATTGGGAACGCCGGATCGACCACCGACGAGGTATCGAATGTGACTCTTTGCGAGTTCATCTTGTGATAGATCGGTCACGTTCATGttattggattggatgcgGTCCATGAGAGAGCGGAGTTCCTCTGATCGCTGGTGGGCGGGAGCGGTCAGAGACACACCGATGAGGATGTTGGCGACCTCGTCTGTCGAGTATCGGTAGGTGAACTCGGTAACGGCATGGggcatgatgttgttgatgagctcaGAGAATGCTCCAGGCTGCTCGGGAATCTGCACGGCAAGCAAAGCCTCCTTACCCTCACCCATGGTGGCACGCTCAGCGACAAATCTCAGACGGTCAAAGTTCATGTTGGCGCCTGATGTGATGGCAATGAGGTTTCGCTTCGAGTCGTTTGAGGGGTTTTGGGAGACATATTTCTTGAGACCGGCGATGGAGAGGGCTCCAGCGGGCTCGAGGCCAGATCGGGTGTCGTCGTACATGTCCTTGATAGCGGCGCAGATCTCGTCGGTCGTGACTTCAACAACGTCGTCGATAACCTCCTTGCAGATGCGGAATGTCTCCTCGCCAGGAATCTTGACGGCAGCACCATCTGCGAACAGGCCGACCTCCTTGAGCAATACCCTCTCTCCCGCCTTCAAGGACTGCGCCATGGCATTGGCATCGTGGGCCTCGACGCCGATAATCTTGACGTGAGGAGCCATGCGCTTGACATACAGACCAATTCCGGCAATgagaccaccaccgccgacaCCGCAGAAGATGGCCTCCaccttggccatgttgaccTGGCCAAACAATTCGTTTCCAATGGTTCCCTGACCAGCGATAACATACGGATCGTCGAAGGGAGGGATGTTGATAAGACCATCTTGCACCTCTCTTCTCGCGCACTCCTCCTTGGCCGCATCGAAATCAGCGCCATGCAACACAACATGGCCGCCCAAACGAGCAACATTCAAGTGCTTGATACTAGGAGTCGCTTCGGGCATGACAATGGTCGCAGggatcttgagcttgcgtGCCGAAAAAGCAACGCCCTGAGCGTGGTTACCGGCTGAACAGCACACAACACCTTTCCAGCTCTTCTTTGGGTCGAGATGGGCCATCTTGTTGTAAGCGCCGCGCAGCTTGAAGCTGAATACGGGTTGCTCGTCTTCACGCTTGAGGAGGACATTGCATTCGAGTCggttgctgaggttgatggCGTGTGTGAGGGGAGTGACCTTGCAGGCCTCGTAGACTCGGGATGTGGCGCTGGCGATAAGACGAAGGTACTGAGTGAGAGTGTCAGCTCGGCAATTGGTATTAGTTGAGGGGTGTATTATACTCACATCTGGGTATCCTGTAGGGAGGAGATACTCGTCAGGCACAATCTCCTTAATGCGCGCCCGCTTCTCTTCCGACGGTGTAGACGGATTGGCGCTGTACTCTGTCAAGGCCATTCCGGTCATCGGCGTATGCGGCCGAGAATGAGAGTCACCGTTTGTGCCATTGGTAGTGCCATTCACGGCGCCGTTGACAGGCACCGCAACGATGGGATCTTGAGCTGAAGGCATCGTGTGAGGGAATGTGTGAAGAGGGTATGTGAAAAAGGGAAAACAAAGGTTGGAGTGAGGAAAAGgtaaatattatttagtcCTTCTTGCTCTAGTCACCGCCGAACGACCGGACCTGAATTTTTGTTGGACACCAGCTGTGAGTCAATTGGCACAGGGGTGACGTCGAATTGTGGGGTGCCCGCAGCGAGATAAGAAGTATACAGCGGGTGCGGATGTTGCTTGGGCGGACTCACCGAGTCCACTGAAGGCCGATCTAACGCCGATTGTCGTGCCATGTCCTACAGTGAAATTGCTCAGAATCGAGCAGGTAAAATGGATAATGGCCTGATTGATTGAACTTAGAGACATTAGATATAGAAGAGTCACTTGTAAAGACCCTGAGATACTACATGTAATTTAGTGAATGTTTATCCCCGATGGAGGGGCTAGAATACAGCCCGTGGGGGTTCGACATCGGAGGTTGTACCTGATGGACCACCAACCACAGCTCTTGTATTTGTCTATTTCAGGGCGTGCCCTGCGTGTTAATGAAAGGCGTTTTGCACAATGCGATGGGTGGCCTTGTAATGCGAAAAGTCGTTTATTTATCGTAAGGTATTCTCGAATTTGGATATCGCTCTAATCATAATATTCATATACCAACTCCAATTCCAAATCATCCTCTCCCATCCTTTTACTTCCTCACCACATCGTCGTATGCAGGCGGTGCGTCCTTTTCAACATGTCGTTGGTTCATGGCATCCATCTCGTAGACACCATTGTTAGGCTCCTCATGAAAGTCCCTTGTTTCACGAACATTCTGACTTGAGCTGCTACCAATCATGCCAACTCTCTGTGCTCCTGACTTGACCATTGCAACACCCGCTTGTCGTCTCTCGGCTCGTTGATAATCTCTCTCTGCTCGCTGTTCGGCTCGGAGTTGCATACGCTCAGCACGCTGCATCTTTTTCTGATATCGACGCTCCGTCTTGCGTTGGTGGCATGAAGATCGACCACTGTTCATGACCATGTAATCCGGGTTGGGACCCAtgagttgaggttgttgcATGAGATAGGCTTGTTGTTTTCGACTTCCACAGCACCCGCTTGAGCGAGGCTGTTGTTTTGAGGAGTCTGTAGCGCTCATGATGGCGCAGATTGCAAGACCGATGAGACCCATGATGAGTGTAATTGCAGATGAAGAGTATTGTGTGATTAAGTGTGTCGTTTGATTGTAAAGTCTGTGATGTAGGGTAATTGTCTTGAATGTATTAGTTGTGATGTCTGTTTGATGATGGGAACACTCCTTCCCCTACGACGAACCATGGCttcttataacttttaagatATTGCTCCCTCTCAGTTGAAGCCATTCCTGAATTGTAGATTCATTCGAAATTCCACGGCGCAGCTTCGAATGCGAATGCGCAGCCACCGCTGACGTACTAACACATCGAATGAATCTCCAAACAGGGCTTAGCGCCACTGTCTTGATGGTTGTCACAACCAATCTACTCCGTAGCGTCGTCTATCTCCTACGTTGTATTCGCACTCGCTTCTGGGAAACCGATTTCCCGTTTTCCACAATCGGAATGCGACCATGCTAGCTTCATGTGTTATCACTTTGCTCGTGTATCATGGCATAggatgatcttgatggaCAAAATCTCAGATCGAACAAGGGCACTAAtcactcatcatcaagacgTATTTTGAAATGTTACAAACGCAAATGCGTTCAAATCATCATTCTATCGCAGTCTATGCTGTCTACTCTATAAACGCATTTTTATCAGTCATAAACATGAAATCGTCATCGTTCAAATGATCGGGAAAGCTCCCAGTATGCTCTAAGCAGTGCAATTCCTCCAACTTGTGTTTCGACAGTCCGGCCACGGCCCCGTTCATTGGGATCCTGCcctttcatcttcacctctcGAGGTGAGTGTCTTCCGCCGCGAGGTACGAGGTCATCCCCAACACTGTCCATAACATGCTGGTCAGACTTCGGCCCTGAAGGTGACCAGTGTCCTGTACCTGGGGTCCATCGGTGAAGTCCACCCCAAGTCTCGTCATCAGGCGTTCCTTGGTTGCGGTAGTCGGTTGCGTTCTCTGCGGTGTGGTTGATACCGTCGGTACCCAGTGTCGGGAGAGCACCATAGATGCCAGCACCCCACCACATGCCAAAGAGGCCATCGTCATTGCGAGTCTTCAGAGCTGCATGGGCGTTATGTTTGACCCAGCCCAAGTACGACTGGCATGCATCTGCGTGGATTCCTTTGACACGCCGGTATCCACGGGGGTCGATTGTTCTGCCCTGTTTGGCGACTAGAGGTTCAAGAGGGCTGCAGAAAGCTGTGAAgtgatggaagaagataCCTTTGAAAGTCTGGCCGTCCTGGGAGCAGGTGCTACTAGCATCGCACTGCTCTTCCAGGATGCCTCCGCGGCCAAGTCCATACCATGGAGGCAACTGGCCGGGACCCAGGTGTTTCAGGTCATCGACGGGCTTATTCTCTTTCAGATTCCATCCTGTAGCTCTGATGACGGACTGGATCAGACGATGCCCATCTTCCAGATACGATGCGCTTCCACTGACGGACCAGAGACCTCGTTGGCCTGTTAGCAAGACACCTTGGTTGTACGTGTATACCATCTCGTCTCGAAGATCGCACTTCGTGTTACCGGGCTTGGTGCTATCGATGTGATATCCGTCCACATATAGACCCAGGGAATTGGTCATGTTGACATCGATGAGCCACTTGTACCCTCGCATGGCGGCCTCCAGATGTGCAGGGTCGTTACCCGGGAATGCAGCACTGTTCAGCCATGGCGCAGTGAAGTTGTCACCAGGAAAATGCTCGTACATGGAAATCGAAGCAGCCACCCAGAGTTCATTGGTGATGGCGTTTTTGTACGGGTTCAAGCGAGGGTTCCAGACCATGCCTCCATTACAGAACCTTGTCTCCCACCCGTGAGTTGCCAGGTTCCAGAAGATGCGAGAGCGGTGGGCAAAAGATGAGAACCAGTTGTAGCCCTGCCATGGCATAGATTCGATGACCTCCCTCAGATTACTTCTCTCAGAAACCCCCTCGGATTTTATCTTGGGGTAGTGAAGATCAG
This region includes:
- a CDS encoding hypothetical protein (BUSCO:EOG09261O4Y) — translated: MPSAQDPIVAVPVNGAVNGTTNGTNGDSHSRPHTPMTGMALTEYSANPSTPSEEKRARIKEIVPDEYLLPTGYPDYLRLIASATSRVYEACKVTPLTHAINLSNRLECNVLLKREDEQPVFSFKLRGAYNKMAHLDPKKSWKGVVCCSAGNHAQGVAFSARKLKIPATIVMPEATPSIKHLNVARLGGHVVLHGADFDAAKEECARREVQDGLINIPPFDDPYVIAGQGTIGNELFGQVNMAKVEAIFCGVGGGGLIAGIGLYVKRMAPHVKIIGVEAHDANAMAQSLKAGERVLLKEVGLFADGAAVKIPGEETFRICKEVIDDVVEVTTDEICAAIKDMYDDTRSGLEPAGALSIAGLKKYVSQNPSNDSKRNLIAITSGANMNFDRLRFVAERATMGEGKEALLAVQIPEQPGAFSELINNIMPHAVTEFTYRYSTDEVANILIGVSLTAPAHQRSEELRSLMDRIQSNNMNVTDLSQDELAKSHIRYLVGGRSGVPNERLYMFTFPERPGALEKFLVTLRPKFNISLFQYRNYGGDVGKIVTGILCPDDEVPELESFLRKIGYPYEDCTNSQVFKTFLRT
- a CDS encoding hypothetical protein (EggNog:ENOG41) yields the protein MSDHSLPDATQAPRELIHDPDRYDWDDLIRAGNGDEERHTRLQDQCDLCLFDMAPGDLSIALTCETHLRPSYCTELFKFPAGCEKFELEGKDWFLCMRGG
- a CDS encoding hypothetical protein (EggNog:ENOG41~CAZy:GH76), whose translation is MAWLKIIAGIISLLTITQPISAAPSRESAHKEYCPVLYNELPTNCRPLPDTFLTFSSKPSDSPPADTQILEDALSALSALQDHFFEPDYATWPSAIDWTAAVAGTVVAGILTTLSKAIDSVDLAGIDDWRVKENIIATFYAQLVGSYFGQDVLSIRGQAYDDILWVALSWIEAIKFVRTHADLHYPKIKSEGVSERSNLREVIESMPWQGYNWFSSFAHRSRIFWNLATHGWETRFCNGGMVWNPRLNPYKNAITNELWVAASISMYEHFPGDNFTAPWLNSAAFPGNDPAHLEAAMRGYKWLIDVNMTNSLGLYVDGYHIDSTKPGNTKCDLRDEMVYTYNQGVLLTGQRGLWSVSGSASYLEDGHRLIQSVIRATGWNLKENKPVDDLKHLGPGQLPPWYGLGRGGILEEQCDASSTCSQDGQTFKGIFFHHFTAFCSPLEPLVAKQGRTIDPRGYRRVKGIHADACQSYLGWVKHNAHAALKTRNDDGLFGMWWGAGIYGALPTLGTDGINHTAENATDYRNQGTPDDETWGGLHRWTPGTGHWSPSGPKSDQHVMDSVGDDLVPRGGRHSPREVKMKGQDPNERGRGRTVETQVGGIALLRAYWELSRSFER
- a CDS encoding hypothetical protein (EggNog:ENOG41), with product MKSVCDSRLGAARLDLWGGRSVIWDTPSPPPAAKMQFFTASGKSMLCNVRLRTLDLRSTRGLTFFYIRSSLRAIHSHTSRFPTALTTYARLSELDRRDVVWVHVPIAPNDRIIGLGIRTSGMEDDFTSPSVLRNAIWVRGWGPEVECSSGTDEHHHNDSGEHMVCVPIKEYLDCHWDDRWTRLEIQEHAPEAVAAIMQVDMNGRNPLEFTV
- a CDS encoding hypothetical protein (EggNog:ENOG41), with product MGLIGLAICAIMSATDSSKQQPRSSGCCGSRKQQAYLMQQPQLMGPNPDYMVMNSGRSSCHQRKTERRYQKKMQRAERMQLRAEQRAERDYQRAERRQAGVAMVKSGAQRVGMIGSSSSQNVRETRDFHEEPNNGVYEMDAMNQRHVEKDAPPAYDDVVRK